The stretch of DNA TATTTCAAAGAACATTAGTTGTGATGGCCAATATTTAATTGTGAGAGTCCAGAACACACATTCTCACAAAGACAGGACAACTGACTAATACCTACAGTATGACATGTCTTTGTCCCTGTCTACGGCTTGCTCTAGCGCCACTGTATGTTCCTTGGAGCAAACCTGGCGTCTGTGCACAGCTCTGTGGAGTCCCAATTTCTACAGGCTGTGGTGTTGATCAAGACTGGCGATTTCCCTCTGACCTGGATTGGAGGATATGATGCTGTTCAGGCAAATGTGGAAaaggtacccaattgtcatatttgagtaaaagttaaaataccttaatagaaaaaaaatgtagttcAATCGGTAATATTCATTTGTCTTCTTCTAACACCTCTTGAGCTATCATATTACGTTACTAACttggggtaatccaaaagttacattactgattacaattttgaacAGGTAACTAGTAATTGTAACagaattacatttagaaagtaacctacagtacctaaCCCTGGGCATATGGCACTGAATCATACAGTATAATGGTTGTTAAAAGCAGAATTTTATATTCACACAGTGGTTACTTCCATTTAACAACGCTACATGGTTTTGTAACAGTAGGCATCAAGTTACTTTCCGAAATGTTGCATAAATGCTTGAAAGGGCTATTATTTTTACTGAACACCATTAAAGTTTACATATCTCCTAAATGGCTATTTGCTATGTTGCAGCAAGCTAAGGTGAGTCAGTCTGTACATGTCAATGCTGATTTATTGTTTGTTGCATTAACATTTCAAGAGCAGTAGATAATCCAAATAGTTCCCACTGAATCCTAAGGAGCTTTTATGCGAATTTAAAACGGTTATAGTTCAAAAAGTATAAATGATATCTAAAAGCAACAAACAAATTACTGCAAAAAACAACCACTCTTTTTCCCTTCAGATATCATTGCACGTGTAATAGAAGGGCACATGATGTACCACCATTTTTTAACATGCTGCTCAACGCTCCTCAGCTTGGCAACAAAATCAATAACAATGGTGGTGGGGTggtcagtggtgctgtttccccccactgcggattccatctttaaaCGGTTGTGTTCTAGTTATATGTGATTTCTTTGATACTGAGACCTCAGTTCTTCTCCACAGGACAGGCTATGGTTCTGGAGTGACGGATCCAAATTTGATCACGAGAACTGGGCGAAAGACGAGCCCAATAACTATAAGGGTGCCAGAGAGCCATGTGTTCAGATGAACTTTGGAGGTACAGTAAGCCCACTATCATTCACTGATCCATTCATTAAATTAAATGTTATTCCTAGTAAGTATAACAAAtaaatctgacacacacacacacttttatttgattttttgTGTGTATATCTGAGTTGATTTGAGAGGTCATTTCTATTCTGTGTTTCCGCTTAAGATAAACATGCCTGGAATGATGAATTATGTGGAAGGAGATTTCCCTCTGTGTGCTCCATAAGGACCTGTTCAATCCATGGAACTATCAACTGAAACCAACAATTCTATTGCGTAGTGTCAGCATCCTAACTGAAAAATCTTTATGGTAAAATCAAATAGTTTATGAAGATTATTTGTTGCTGTAAAATGAAAGTTTAGTTACTTGTTGCAGACAGTTTATGTGGTTTGTTGTTAATAAAACAGGTGTACACATTGTTTTCTCTCAGGAGTCATTATTAAACATGAATGATGGTTCCATAATTGTCAAATCCTTTGAGGTGTTTTGTTAAGATAGTCTAGGATCTGGGAGGCTGTTCAGCGGTCATTTAAATTCTTTGATATTTTTTCAATTATTCTTGgagaatataatttataaatgatTCTCTTGTATAACCCAAAAGGTTGTATTACTCCACAAACAACATGAATgtaaacaaacaatgtatatTGCTTTAAAATAAGTCAAACATGATCATGTGGTTGTCATAGACCGTCAGAgcgctgtctatgaatttgagaggtgTTACGTTTCCCTACACCATCCATTCTCTCTATACCAGTAATGGGTCAGCCGTTTGGCTGTTCTTAGAATCACAGAATGTAGCTTTTTGTTTCCAAACTCTCACTGGGTATAGACATGTTTGAGTACAATATGTGCTTGTTAGAGCCAAATATATTAGAGTTGTATGGAGTGGTGTCATACTCACAGTGTGACATGTTTATTCCCTCTGTTAACAGCTGTGTAGTATAATTACATCAACATGATCATGGTAATCAACACATTTAGGTTTGTTATTTGCTACTTTGTACTTGCTAAATGCTGAATGAGTGAGAATGTGAATACgatatagtataatataatattataGCTTAGCACATCATGTTACATTACATTGTTAAACACAAAAACTGTTTCCAGTGACAAGTTGATGAGAAGACCAGTCAATAGTTATGTTGGGCAGCTGTACTTCAAAGAACATCTGCCAATTGAATATAGACTGAGTGGGACAGTAAGTTTAGTTCGGGGTATTCTACACAAAATGTAGGGTTACTTCTTTATTATGTACAAAACTTCACAATGTAATTTTACTTTAACATCATTATTGAAAGATTATTAATGAGATCCTATGTACGTTATATATCGTCATCAATAATGATGAAAGCCTATGTATAATTGTAGGCTTCATGGGACGCGAACCCTCATCAAATGACACTTGAAGATAACGTGCCAACCACTGGTCTACTAACCCATGTTTATGATAGACAGGAGACAGTACAGGCGGACAGTCTCAGGCGGGATGACATCACAATGGCTACTAGAACTCACCTGCAGCTCACCTCTGCTACATTCccacctccagggggcccccattgattttgttagtctctCTCACTCAAGTATCATATtaacatagcaaaatgtgtacaattgccggaaatgtgctttaaaactgcaaacatttctctccaccatatggcaaaatgtgtacaattgcaggaaatgaaATGAGAAAATCTTATCTTCGCCCCATGGCAAACTGCTTGGAATTGCCACAAACTTTCTTTAAACCTGCAACATTTTCCTGTTGTCATTTTAAATTCCAAAGAAACTGCTACGTTTCTGACCAAGTGCATCTTTGAAACAATCTGTCAGTCCCCTCGCTACATTATTACATGTGTGATCCATGTACAAATTGGCACGCGGGAACACGTATGTAAGGTATAACTTTCCCTTAATCAGAATCTAGTTACCAATTCATGATTAACTAGTCCAACACATGAAAATGTTTTAATCAAAGAATAATTCCACAACACAAGCTATTAAAAAATGTCTGCaccacatgtacagttgaagtcgaaagttttacatacacgtaggttggagtcattaaaacttgtttttcaaccactccacaaatgtcttgttaacaaactatagttttggcaagttggttagggcatctacgttgtgcatgacacaagtaatttttccagcaaatgtttacagacagattatttcacgtataattcactctatcacaattccagtgggtcagaagtttacattcactaagttgactgtgcctttaaacagcttggacaattccagaaaattatgtcatgactcAAGAaagttctgataggctaattgacatcatttgagtcaattagaggtgtacctgtggatgtatttcaaggcctaccttcaaacttagcgcctctttgcttgacatcatgggaaaatcaaaagaaatcagccaagacctcagaaaaaaacttggatacctccacaagtctggttcatccttgggagcaatttccaaattcctgaaggtaccacgttcatctgtacaaacaatagtacgcaagtataaacaccacgcaaccgtcataccgctcaggaaggagacgcattctgtctcctagagatgaacgtactttggtgcgaaaagtgcaaatcaatcccagaacaacaacaaaggaccgtgtgaagatgctggaggaaacaggaacaaatgtatctatatccacagtaaaacgagtccgatATCAACCTAACCTCaagggccgctcagcaaggatgaagccactgctccaaaactgccataaaaaagccagactacggtttgcaactgcacatggggacatgaGCCGATGAAACAGTACGGATTTTCGGACGTTAGCCTGGCgtgggtggctggaatctttggcaatttttcaggCTGTAGAATTGCATACCTTTttcaggatctgagggcccatgccaaatcttttcagcctcctgag from Salvelinus fontinalis isolate EN_2023a chromosome 5, ASM2944872v1, whole genome shotgun sequence encodes:
- the LOC129855098 gene encoding ladderlectin-like — protein: MAMLTILLLLSAAFALGDTLTLDEANAMVASSADKKSPCPIGWFQFNSRCFMFVKTARTWPEAERHCMFLGANLASVHSSVESQFLQAVVLIKTGDFPLTWIGGYDAVQANVEKDRLWFWSDGSKFDHENWAKDEPNNYKGAREPCVQMNFGDKHAWNDELCGRRFPSVCSIRTCSIHGTIN